Proteins encoded in a region of the Aptenodytes patagonicus chromosome Z, bAptPat1.pri.cur, whole genome shotgun sequence genome:
- the NOL6 gene encoding nucleolar protein 6 — protein sequence MAGSPEAAAEAAAAQGRDPPAGGAARSGKRAAPAGAGALQPAKLSRAELYKPPTSEELSQLKETEDLFHSSLLRLQIEELLKEVTLKETKKKKIDAFLHEINSLLSAVPETPETELTDQAWLPDGVKVPFLQVPFSVKGRFRFLSPAELKVVGSYLLGTCIKPEINVDVAVTMPREIFQDKDNLNQRYHRKRALYLAHIAQHFSKEKLFGSVKFAYMNSNHLKPILLLRPQGKDEKMVTVRLHACPAPGLFKPSRFYPSKNNVRTAWFMEQSTPKEGAPEPPTPHYNNSILCDTVLLSHLHFLSSAAADFPGMKDGLALLKVWLNQRQLSKGLGCFSGFLVSMLVAYLLMKRKIVKMMSGYQVLRSTLQFLATTDLSVTGISLAKDVDASLPVLDDFHQAFEVVFVDPSGLVNLCADMTASKYHQVQFEAKRSMEILDDRTVDGFQVLLMTTKPMLRAFDHVFHLKHVSKLQGACKKMQLLNELMDRGGNYVAAALPFVVSLLARGLARRALLVTHSLPQISEWPIDAEPPKHKDVGPLTFGLLFVPEFAAGTLEKGPQADHPEALDFRTFWGEKSELRRFQDGSICEAVVWQADTVCQKRLIPEQIVRHLLKLHMDIPESSICYTGALLESVIRTGQEASGTGEEAMVSVVCSYDDLSRKLWNLKGLPLTVTAVQGVHPALRYTDVFPPIPMKPIYSFHTRIRTKHLLLPSEEKPCPAYIAPLKIVCHMEGSGQWPQDKEAIKRIKAAFHLQLAELLQQQHQLVCRPAVTHTDVYKDGYVFRLQVAYHREPLILKEVVTPEGMLKYQDTEESRQLELETLHLPYLTSSLHGLQQQHPVFGSTCRLAKRWVSAQLLSDNISEECVDLLVAFLFLHPAPFMPPSSPQVGFLRFLDLLATFDWKNNPLIVNLNAGLTDADHTEIKNKFVAARSRLPIMFIATPKDRWSSMWTQERPSAQILQRLLVLASESLRALEEQLMDPLNSQDVKMVFRPPLDFYDVLIHLNPNQIPRHLESVDRPLKSFSRGVVKNSTAVKILFPVVDYDPVQCYLQELRDAFSDLALFFYDKHGGEVIAVLWKPLSFQPQPFKVSSMKGRMVTTLNNELVCIPNVEAILEDFEVLGEGLVKSIEARTEKWTI from the exons atggcg GGCTCtccggaggcggcggcggaggcggcggcggcgcagggccGGGACCCtcccgccggcggcgcggcgcggagcgggaagagggccgccccggccggggccggagccTTGCAGCCGGCGAAGCTGAGCCGGGCCGAGCTCTACAAGCCGCCGACCAGCGAGGAGCTGAGCCAGCTGAAGGAGACGGAGGACCTCTTCCACTCCAGCCTGCTCCGCCTGCAG ATTGAAGAGCTTCTGAAGGAGGTGACATTGAAGgagacgaagaagaagaagattgaTGCCTTCCTCCATGAAATTAACAGCCTGCTGAGTGCCGTCCCGGAGACCCCAGAAACTGAA CTCACTGACCAGGCCTGGCTCCCCGATGGCGTGAAGGTCCCGTTCCTGCAGGTGCCGTTCAGCGTGAAGGGGAGGTTCCGCTTCCTGTCCCCGGCCGAGCTGAAGGTGGTGGGCAGCTACCTGCTGGGCACCTGCATTAAGCCAGAGATCAACGTTGATGTGGCAGTGACCATGCCGCGG GAAATCTTCCAGGACAAAGATAACCTGAACCAGCGCTACCACCGGAAGAGAGCTCTGTACCTGGCCCACATTGCCCAGCACTTCTCCAAGGAGAAGCTCTTCGGCAGCGTGAAGTTTGCCTACATGAACAGCAACCATCTCAAGCCCATCCTGCTCCTGAGGCCTCAAG GCAAAGATGAGAAGATGGTCACCGTCCGACTCCATGCCTGTCCTGCCCCGGGTCTCTTCAAACCCAGCCGCTTCTATCCCAGCAAGAACAACGTCCGGACAGCCTGGTTCATGGAGCAGAGCACCCCCAAAGAAG GAGCCCCCGAGCCCCCGACCCCGCACTACAACAACTCCATCCTCTGCGACACAGTGCTGCTGTCCCACCTGCACTTCTTGTCTAGCGCAGCCGCTGACTTCCCAGGCATGAAGGATGGCCTGGCCCTTCTCAAAGTTTGGCTGAACCAGCGGCAGCTCAGCAAG GGTTTGGGGTGCTTCAGTGGCTTCTTGGTCTCCATGCTGGTTGCTTACCTGCTGATGAAACGCAAGATCGTCAAGATGATGAGTGGGTACCAGGTGCTGAGGAGCACCCTGCAGTTCCTGG CTACCACTGACCTGAGCGTGACGGGGATCAGCCTAGCGAAGGATGTGGATGCCTCCCTG CCTGTCCTGGATGACTTCCACCAGGCATTTGAAGTGGTCTTTGTGGATCCCTCTGGGCTGGTGAACCTCTGCGCTGATATGACTGCCAGCAAATACCACCAG GTCCAGTTTGAAGCCAAGCGCTCCATGGAAATTTTGGATGATCGGACAGTGGATGGCTTTCAGGTGCTGCTCATGACCACGAAGCCCATGCTCAGAGCCTTTGACCATGTCTTCCA CCTGAAGCATGTCTCCAAGCTGCAGGGTGCCTGCAAGAAGATGCAGCTGCTGAACGAGCTGATGGATCGGGGAGGGAACTATGTGGCCGCAGCCCTTCCTTTTGTTGTCTCGCTGCTGGCCCGTGGGCTGGCCAGGAGAGCACTGCTCGTGACTCACTCCTTGCCCCAGATCTCTGAG TGGCCGATTGACGCTGAGCCCCCAAAACACAAGGATGTTGGGCCCCTGACATTTGGGCTCCTGTTTGTCCCTGAGTTTGCTGCCGGCACGCTGGAGAAGGGACCGCAGGCCGATCACCCCGAG GCCCTGGACTTCCGGACCTTCTGGGGGGAGAAATCAGAGCTGCGGCGGTTCCAGGATGGCAGCATCTGTGAGGCGGTGGTGTGGCAGGCTGACACCGTCTGCCAGAAACGCCTCATTCCTGAGCAGATCGTCAGGCACCTGCTGAAGCT CCACATGGACATTCCCGAATCCTCCATTTGCTACACCGGAGCCCTGCTGGAGTCTGTGATCAGGACTGGGCAAGAG GCATCGGGGACGGGGGAGGAGGCCATGGTCAGTGTTGTCTGCTCCTACGATGACCTGAGCCGCAAGCTATGGAACCTGAAGGGGCTGCCGCTGACGGTGACGGCTGTGCAGGGCGTCCATCCAGCCCTCCGGTACACGGAT GTCTTCCCTCCCATTCCCATGAAGCCAATTTATTCCTTCCATACCCGAATCAGGACCAAGCACTTGCTGCTTCCCTCAGAGGAGAAGCCCTGCCCGGCCTACATAGCCCCTTTGAAGA TCGTCTGCCACATGGAAGGCAGTGGCCAGTGGCCGCAGGACAAAGAAGCCATCAAGCGCATCAAGGCGGCTTTCCACCTCCAGCTGGctgagctcctccagcagcagcaccagctagTTTGCAGACCTGCGGTCACCCACACTGATGTGTACAAG GACGGCTATGTTTTCCGTCTCCAAGTAGCCTACCACCGGGAGCCCCTGATCTTGAAGGAAGTGGTCACTCCAGAAGGGATGTTGAAGTACCAGGACACAGAGGAGTCtcggcagctggagctggagacGCTGCATCTGCCCTATCTAACCAGCTCCCTGCATGG gctccagcagcagcaccctgTCTTTGGCAGCACTTGCCGGCTGGCCAAGCGCTGGGTCAGTGCCCAGCTCCTGAGCGACAACATCTCTGAGGAGTGCGTGGACCTCCTTGTGGCGTTTCTCTTCCTCCACCCGGCCCCCTTCATGCCGCCCAG ctctccccaggtGGGGTTCCTGcgcttccttgacctgctggcaacctTCGACTGGAAGAACAACCCACTGATCGTCAACCTGAATGCTGGCCTCACAG ATGCTGACCATACAGAGATCAAGAACAAGTTTGTGGCTGCTCGGTCTCGTCTCCCCATCATGTTCATCGCCACCCCCAAAGACCGGTGGAGCTCCATGTGGACCCAAGAGCGACCCTCTGCACAG atcCTGCAGCGCCTTCTCGTGCTGGCCTCAGAGTCTCTCCGTGCCCTGGAGGAGCAGCTCATGGACCCCCTCAACAGCCAGGATGTAAAG aTGGTCTTCCGCCCTCCTTTGGACTTCTACGACGTCCTAATCCACCTGAATCCAAACCAAATTCCTCGGCATCTAGAGAGCGTGGACCGGCCACTAAAGTCATTTTCCCGGGGCGTGGTGAAGAACAGCACTGCAGTGAAGATCCTCTTTCCTGTGGTGGATTATGACCCTGTACAGTGTTACCTCCAGGAGCTGAGA GACGCCTTCAGTGATCTTGCCTTGTTCTTCTACGACAAGCATGGTGGGGAAGTGATTGCAGTTTTGTGGAAACCTTTGAGCTTTCAGCCTCAGCCTTTTAAG GTCTCCAGCATGAAAGGAAGGATGGTGACAACTCTGAACAACGAGCTGGTCTGCATTCCCAATGTGGAGGCAATTCTGGAGGACTTCGAGGTTTTGGGAGAAGGCCTGGTCAAAAGCATTGAAGCTCGTACAGAGAAATGGACTATCTGA